One Romboutsia sp. 13368 genomic window carries:
- a CDS encoding nitroreductase family protein encodes MESIFTRRSVRRYKEQKVEKEKIDKLLRAAMQAPSARNQQCWEFIVVEDKEKLXQLSNMTPSSKL; translated from the coding sequence ATGGAGAGTATTTTTACAAGAAGAAGTGTAAGAAGATACAAAGAACAAAAAGTAGAAAAAGAAAAAATAGATAAACTATTAAGAGCAGCTATGCAAGCACCATCTGCAAGAAACCAACAATGYTGGGAGTTCATAGTAGTTGAAGATAAAGAAAAACTAAAWCARTTATCAAATATGACACCATCCTCTAAGCTAA
- a CDS encoding phosphoenolpyruvate carboxykinase (ATP), translating into MSELAKFNDQLFKNVISNPTEEELRNLSKHMEKTTEFNSASYVTKVRNRSAKNTYIVDEIEVGVDQKEISKEEADKVLQKVIEYVKDKEVVRVDRQMGMGDKFSYNCRLYISKEYSRIAYMWNNTLNPSTNPENPDLLSIYIPEWPERMMIAYPETGLTLILGSDYFGEAKKSFLRMAMYKVKEEGGLGFHAGSKVLRVYDKNNNLKDVGFIMFGLSGTGKTTLTIHDHELEGEEKSIVRQDDVIFMDENGYCVGTETGFFIKTEGLHPDQQGVLYKAATTDRAILENVKVYDDGKVDFDDVSLTSNGRGIILRSEVPNTDDTIDLEKANKIIFITRRNDIVPPVVKLNPEQALEAFMLGESIETSAGDPTKAGQSKRCVGTNPFIMGPEIEEGLRLKEILQNNPDMECYILNTGSVGAKGDFKGEKLSIKVSTTIMKEIARDTIKWVQDKEWGYEVPVQINGIDIEKYNPRSYYTEEEYKVLASKLKAERKAWLAKYELAQPTRSE; encoded by the coding sequence ATGAGTGAATTAGCAAAGTTTAATGATCAATTATTCAAAAATGTAATATCAAACCCTACAGAAGAAGAATTAAGAAACTTATCAAAACATATGGAAAAAACAACTGAATTTAATAGTGCAAGTTATGTAACAAAAGTTAGAAACAGAAGTGCTAAAAATACTTATATAGTTGATGAAATAGAAGTTGGTGTTGACCAAAARGAAATAAGTAAAGAAGAAGCAGATAAAGTACTTCAAAAAGTAATAGAATATGTAAAAGATAAAGAAGTAGTAAGAGTAGACCGTCAAATGGGTATGGGAGATAAATTTTCATATAATTGTAGATTATATATATCAAAAGAATACTCTAGAATAGCATACATGTGGAATAATACATTAAATCCATCAACAAATCCTGAAAATCCAGATCTTTTAAGTATATACATACCTGAATGGCCAGAAAGAATGATGATAGCTTATCCTGAAACAGGATTAACTTTAATACTAGGAAGTGACTATTTTGGTGAAGCTAAAAAATCTTTCTTAAGAATGGCTATGTATAAAGTTAAAGAAGAAGGTGGATTAGGATTCCATGCAGGAAGTAAAGTTCTTAGAGTTTATGACAAAAACAATAACTTAAAAGATGTTGGATTTATAATGTTTGGCCTTAGTGGAACAGGTAAAACTACATTAACTATACATGACCATGAATTAGAGGGCGAAGAAAAATCTATCGTTAGACAAGATGACGTTATATTCATGGATGAAAATGGATATTGCGTAGGTACAGAAACTGGATTCTTTATAAAAACTGAAGGATTACACCCAGACCAACAAGGTGTATTATATAAAGCTGCTACAACAGATAGAGCTATACTTGAAAATGTAAAAGTTTATGATGATGGAAAAGTTGATTTTGATGATGTAAGCTTAACTTCAAATGGTAGAGGTATAATATTAAGAAGTGAAGTACCAAATACTGATGATACTATAGACTTAGAAAAAGCAAATAAAATAATATTTATAACTAGAAGAAATGACATAGTACCACCAGTAGTTAAATTAAATCCAGAGCAAGCATTAGAAGCATTTATGTTAGGAGAATCTATAGAAACTTCAGCAGGAGATCCAACAAAAGCAGGTCAATCAAAAAGATGTGTTGGAACTAATCCATTTATAATGGGACCTGAGATAGAAGAGGGATTAAGATTAAAAGAAATATTACAAAATAATCCTGATATGGAATGTTATATATTAAATACAGGTAGTGTTGGAGCTAAGGGAGACTTTAAAGGTGAAAAATTAAGTATAAAAGTATCAACAACTATAATGAAAGAAATAGCTAGAGATACTATTAAATGGGTACAAGATAAAGAATGGGGATATGAAGTACCAGTACAAATTAATGGTATAGATATAGAAAAATATAATCCAAGAAGTTATTATACAGAAGAAGAATACAAAGTTTTAGCATCTAAATTAAAAGCTGAAAGAAAGGCTTGGTTAGCTAAATATGAATTAGCACAACCAACAAGATCAGAATAG
- a CDS encoding acyl-[acyl-carrier-protein] thioesterase, giving the protein MIYLSNYKIGLEDIGXNNEATNKSLLKIMQDVSGLHSASVGYGALDIETKKRAWMILDWKMKVLKRPKYNDEINAQTWSRKAERLYAYRDFELKDKEGNIVAIGTSRWILVDIDRRRPVRLTSDITDLYESETDKSVFSEEMEDIKSEDYLFKKDYAIQRRDIDINGHMHNLNYLDMAYEVLPEDVYKNKVFDNIRIVYKKEIMYGQKVECYYEEQDNKHIITAKCEEKINAIIELS; this is encoded by the coding sequence ATGATATACTTAAGCAATTATAAAATCGGTTTAGAAGATATAGGAAKAAATAATGAAGCGACTAATAAATCGCTTCTTAAAATAATGCAAGATGTGTCAGGACTTCACAGTGCATCTGTAGGCTATGGAGCTTTAGATATAGAAACTAAAAAAAGAGCTTGGATGATTTTAGATTGGAAGATGAAGGTATTAAAAAGACCTAAATATAATGATGAGATAAATGCACAAACATGGTCTAGAAAAGCAGAAAGACTATATGCTTATCGTGATTTTGAACTTAAAGATAAAGAAGGAAATATAGTTGCAATTGGAACATCAAGATGGATTTTGGTTGATATAGATAGAAGAAGACCAGTAAGACTTACATCAGATATTACAGATTTATATGAGTCTGAAACAGATAAAAGTGTATTTTCAGAAGAAATGGAAGATATAAAATCCGAAGATTATCTTTTTAAAAAGGACTACGCTATCCAAAGAAGAGATATTGATATTAATGGACATATGCATAATTTAAACTATTTAGATATGGCATATGAAGTTTTACCAGAGGATGTTTATAAGAATAAGGTTTTTGACAATATAAGAATAGTATACAAAAAAGAAATAATGTATGGTCAAAAGGTTGAATGTTATTATGAGGAGCAAGATAATAAGCATATTATTACTGCAAAATGCGAAGAGAAAATAAATGCAATAATAGAATTATCATAA
- a CDS encoding MFS transporter produces MDKYKNNYKYIIAISSFILMAVAFSIVNSVNTILTAPVIKARNFSIGEFSLSFTITAITVAIFSPLVGSLLNKINIKIIMSLSSILAGGGFILYGFANNILSFYLIGVVVAIGMCGLTTIPISTMISDWFEPEKKGSIMGIVFAGIGTGSFFWMQIVSRFLERYNYRLAYLFLGAIVVIVSLPISLFIAKRPDDVMNKLKEQNNKNNKSKDKSYTFKDISKTPSFWTFSLGLLLMGISFAGIKQHIQPYLSVLGYSISFNANIGSTLAVTGLIANIVGGILFDKFKTKIVLYFMGTISCISVVFLILAGNPLFAYLFTIFYGLTMCMSSIWPSYGVSRLFSNENYSVIFGFVNMFFILGTSIGPFLSGVIADTSFGYQASWVIYFFTTIIAYFLFIKSIKNN; encoded by the coding sequence ATGGATAAATATAAAAATAATTATAAATATATTATAGCTATATCTAGTTTTATACTTATGGCCGTAGCATTTAGTATAGTAAATAGCGTAAATACAATACTAACAGCACCAGTAATAAAAGCAAGAAACTTTAGCATTGGAGAGTTCTCTCTATCATTCACAATTACAGCAATAACAGTAGCAATATTCTCTCCTTTAGTAGGAAGCTTATTAAATAAAATAAATATAAAAATAATAATGTCCTTATCATCAATACTTGCTGGAGGTGGATTCATACTATACGGATTTGCAAACAATATACTATCCTTTTACCTAATAGGAGTAGTCGTTGCAATAGGAATGTGTGGACTTACAACAATACCAATATCAACAATGATATCAGACTGGTTTGAACCAGAGAAAAAAGGTTCTATAATGGGAATAGTGTTTGCAGGAATAGGTACAGGTTCATTCTTTTGGATGCAAATAGTATCTAGATTTTTAGAAAGATATAACTATAGGCTTGCTTATTTATTTTTAGGAGCTATAGTTGTTATAGTTTCACTTCCTATAAGCTTATTTATAGCAAAAAGACCAGATGATGTAATGAATAAATTAAAAGAACAAAATAATAAAAATAATAAATCAAAGGATAAGTCCTATACATTTAAGGATATATCTAAAACACCTTCATTTTGGACTTTTTCTTTAGGTCTTTTACTTATGGGTATAAGCTTTGCTGGAATCAAGCAACATATACAGCCATATCTATCAGTTTTAGGATATTCAATTTCTTTTAATGCAAATATAGGTTCTACTCTTGCTGTTACAGGTTTAATAGCAAATATTGTAGGTGGTATTTTATTTGATAAGTTTAAAACTAAAATAGTTTTATATTTTATGGGAACTATAAGTTGTATTAGTGTAGTTTTTTTAATACTTGCAGGTAATCCACTCTTTGCATACTTATTTACTATATTTTATGGTCTTACTATGTGTATGTCTTCTATTTGGCCATCTTATGGAGTTAGTAGATTATTTAGTAATGAAAACTACTCTGTAATTTTTGGTTTTGTAAATATGTTTTTTATTCTTGGTACTTCAATTGGACCGTTTTTATCAGGTGTTATAGCTGATACTTCTTTTGGGTATCAGGCTTCTTGGGTAATATATTTTTTCACGACTATAATCGCATATTTCCTATTTATTAAATCTATTAAGAATAATTAA
- a CDS encoding Na/Pi cotransporter family protein produces MYILISLIGGLGLFLYGINVMGEGLQKSTGPKLEKAIGLLTSNVVMGVLVGTVVTGIIQSSGATTVMVVGFVNAGIMNLYQAIGVIMGANIGTTVTAQLVSFDVSILSSIALGIGIVLYMIGSKSKPMLKNISEILIGFAILFIGMKFMKDAVAPLSEYPVFRKVLAQLTRHPLLALLAGFLMTTVLQSSSASMGILIALSSQGLMPLAGALPILYGDNIGSCTTSLISSIGANKNAKRAATMHLCFNIIGTLLFMLILNKPITMVVEYLNPTDPARQIANSHTLFNIVNVIILLPFSRLIVKLAMLIIPDKSGEEEDDSIVTKYLDERMLETPAIAFGNIVRESLRMGEKAKQSLTSSVIAVLEKSEENINITLEKEELVNEQQRRILDYLIKLSNKALDQKMRMTLDLLFHTVNDIERVGDLSENIAELAESSIKNNINLSEKAIDEIKVIYEKVLDAYTLALKAMRENNISIANKVLEIEEIVDDIDKSYRSQHMSRLNQNFCSVDSGIVYLDLLTNLERISDHSASIAKRVIKVNE; encoded by the coding sequence TTGTATATACTAATAAGTCTTATAGGAGGACTTGGCTTATTTCTTTATGGAATAAATGTAATGGGTGAAGGTCTTCAAAAATCAACAGGACCTAAATTAGAAAAAGCTATAGGGCTTTTAACAAGTAATGTTGTGATGGGGGTATTAGTAGGAACAGTTGTTACAGGAATAATACAAAGTAGTGGTGCAACAACTGTTATGGTAGTTGGTTTTGTAAATGCAGGAATAATGAATTTATATCAAGCTATAGGTGTAATAATGGGAGCAAATATAGGTACAACTGTAACAGCACAGCTAGTATCTTTTGATGTTAGTATATTATCATCGATAGCTCTTGGAATTGGTATAGTTTTATATATGATTGGTTCAAAATCAAAACCAATGCTTAAAAATATATCAGAAATATTAATAGGTTTTGCAATTCTATTTATTGGTATGAAATTTATGAAAGATGCAGTAGCACCATTATCAGAATATCCAGTATTTAGAAAGGTTTTAGCACAGCTTACAAGGCATCCATTATTAGCATTACTAGCTGGTTTTTTAATGACTACAGTACTTCAAAGTTCTAGTGCATCTATGGGGATATTAATAGCATTATCTTCTCAAGGATTAATGCCACTAGCAGGAGCATTACCAATTTTATATGGAGATAATATAGGGAGTTGTACAACATCCCTTATATCTAGTATAGGAGCTAATAAAAATGCAAAAAGAGCAGCTACTATGCATTTATGCTTTAATATAATTGGTACTCTTTTATTTATGCTTATATTAAATAAGCCTATAACTATGGTAGTTGAGTATTTAAATCCTACAGATCCAGCTAGACAAATAGCAAATTCACATACATTATTTAATATAGTAAATGTTATAATATTACTCCCTTTCTCAAGACTTATAGTTAAGTTAGCTATGTTAATAATACCTGACAAATCAGGTGAAGAGGAAGATGATAGTATTGTTACAAAGTACTTAGATGAGCGAATGCTAGAAACTCCTGCAATAGCTTTTGGTAATATAGTAAGAGAATCACTTAGAATGGGAGAAAAGGCAAAACAAAGTTTAACAAGTTCTGTTATAGCAGTACTTGAAAAATCAGAAGAAAATATAAATATAACCCTTGAAAAGGAAGAGCTTGTAAATGAACAACAAAGAAGAATTTTAGATTATTTAATTAAATTATCAAATAAAGCATTAGATCAAAAAATGAGGATGACATTAGATTTATTATTTCATACTGTAAATGATATAGAAAGAGTAGGGGATTTATCTGAGAATATAGCTGAATTAGCAGAATCTTCTATAAAAAATAATATCAATTTATCAGAAAAAGCAATAGACGAAATAAAAGTAATTTATGAAAAAGTACTAGATGCATATACATTAGCTCTTAAAGCTATGAGAGAAAATAATATAAGTATTGCTAATAAAGTTTTAGAGATAGAAGAAATAGTTGATGATATAGATAAGTCATATAGAAGTCAACATATGTCTAGATTAAATCAAAATTTTTGTAGTGTAGACTCAGGTATAGTGTATTTAGATTTACTAACTAATTTAGAAAGAATATCAGATCACTCTGCAAGTATTGCTAAAAGAGTTATAAAAGTTAATGAGTAA
- a CDS encoding asparaginase domain-containing protein codes for MKKKHIYVLATGGTISGKGEEGKTLNYTIGKLNIDDIIKDIKGIDKIARITTEQIFNI; via the coding sequence ATGAAGAAAAAGCATATCTATGTTTTGGCTACAGGTGGCACCATATCTGGAAAAGGTGAAGAAGGTAAAACATTAAATTATACAATTGGCAAATTAAATATAGATGATATTATTAAAGATATAAAGGGAATTGACAAAATAGCAAGAATTACTACTGAGCAGATATTTAATATTTGA
- a CDS encoding SLC13 family permease translates to MSQIIQTQESKAKNSFVEFLKKECVLVIAVTLAILSSVISMPKMSYIDFKVLILLFNLMIVVAAFKELKVLDSIAIGLLKKCNTYTSISLALVFITFISSMIVTNDVALITFVPLSVVIARKANINVLKIVIFQTLAANLGSSFTPMGNPQNLFIYSFYNLSPVDFFNITLPIVILAVLFLVFLVIKDKKMNLSLDLETIKIDNKRDVYLFSGLFLIILLSVFHIIDYRLTFLITIVMVLLLNKKLFTKVDYSLLITFVGFFIFVGNISTMDVVKNFMEGILGSPQSTFLSSVLSSQVISNVPATMLLSGFTNHFKELLLGVNIGGMGTLIASLASVISYKIYSSEFGNDNYMKSFTLYNILGLIIFVPILYMLIIL, encoded by the coding sequence ATGAGTCAAATTATTCAAACACAAGAATCAAAAGCTAAAAACTCATTTGTTGAGTTCTTAAAAAAGGAATGTGTTCTAGTTATAGCAGTTACTCTTGCTATACTTAGTTCTGTTATTTCTATGCCTAAAATGTCATACATTGACTTTAAGGTACTTATATTATTATTTAACCTTATGATAGTTGTTGCTGCTTTTAAAGAATTAAAAGTTCTAGATAGCATCGCTATAGGTTTACTAAAAAAATGTAATACCTACACTTCAATATCTTTAGCATTAGTATTTATAACGTTTATATCTTCAATGATAGTTACTAATGATGTTGCACTTATAACTTTTGTTCCACTTAGTGTAGTTATTGCAAGAAAAGCTAATATTAATGTATTAAAAATAGTAATATTTCAAACATTAGCAGCTAACCTTGGAAGTAGCTTTACTCCTATGGGTAATCCTCAAAACTTATTTATATATTCTTTTTATAATTTAAGCCCTGTGGATTTCTTTAATATTACTTTACCTATAGTTATTTTAGCTGTATTATTTTTAGTTTTCCTTGTTATTAAGGATAAAAAGATGAATTTAAGTCTAGATTTAGAAACTATTAAAATAGATAATAAAAGAGATGTTTATTTATTTAGTGGATTATTTTTAATAATATTATTATCAGTTTTCCATATTATTGATTATAGACTTACTTTCTTAATAACTATTGTTATGGTTTTACTTCTTAATAAAAAGCTATTTACAAAAGTTGATTATTCATTATTAATTACATTTGTTGGATTTTTCATATTTGTTGGAAACATTTCAACTATGGATGTTGTAAAAAACTTTATGGAAGGTATTTTAGGTAGTCCTCAATCTACATTCTTATCTTCTGTACTATCTAGTCAAGTTATAAGTAATGTACCTGCTACTATGCTTTTATCAGGATTTACTAATCACTTTAAAGAACTTCTTTTAGGTGTAAATATAGGTGGTATGGGAACTTTAATAGCATCTCTTGCTAGTGTTATATCTTATAAGATTTATAGTAGTGAGTTTGGAAATGATAATTATATGAAGTCATTTACTTTATATAATATATTAGGTTTAATTATATTTGTACCAATTTTATATATGCTTATAATTTTATAA
- a CDS encoding FUSC family protein gives MKLNKPGMRNIKTGIGVMLCILVGYFNIIDKTFFAAVACIVCMQTTVKSSLTVGLNRLKGTFIGGIMGFLFVLIRPGNPILACLGIIATIYICNILKVNSSITIACVVFCAIMINIGVESPLDYSIHRIIDTSIGIIIGVCVNYFIYRPKYLERIYNEIKIIESKSIELLKTEIEKGHHANISTLKDEITKLEGLYKNYLDELEYSIEDTNNEEINETIKRCKQIYLHLQVLENMKYKCYLDEETYIKTVDLCDGLDGYVEVKNDISPVYNYHIKMI, from the coding sequence ATGAAACTTAATAAACCTGGAATGAGAAATATAAAAACAGGTATAGGGGTAATGCTATGCATTCTTGTAGGATACTTTAATATAATTGATAAGACTTTTTTTGCTGCAGTTGCTTGTATCGTATGTATGCAAACAACTGTAAAGAGTTCATTAACAGTAGGACTTAATAGACTTAAAGGTACCTTTATTGGAGGGATTATGGGGTTTTTATTTGTACTTATAAGACCGGGAAATCCAATACTTGCATGTTTAGGTATAATTGCAACTATATATATTTGTAATATTTTAAAGGTAAATAGTTCAATAACAATAGCTTGCGTAGTATTTTGTGCAATAATGATAAATATAGGTGTAGAAAGTCCATTAGATTATTCTATACATAGAATAATAGATACATCTATAGGAATTATTATAGGGGTATGTGTAAATTACTTTATATATAGACCAAAATAYTTAGAACGTATATATAATGAAATTAAAATAATAGAAAGTAAATCAATAGAATTACTAAAAACAGAAATAGAAAAAGGACATCATGCAAATATATCCACACTTAAAGATGAAATCACTAAGCTAGAAGGCTTATATAAAAACTACTTAGATGAATTAGAGTATAGTATTGAGGATACTAATAATGAAGAGATTAATGAAACTATCAAAAGATGTAAGCAAATATATTTACATTTACAAGTTTTAGAAAATATGAAATATAAATGTTATTTAGATGAAGAAACATATATAAAAACAGTAGATTTATGTGATGGATTAGATGGGTATGTAGAAGTTAAAAATGATATAAGCCCAGTTTATAACTATCATATAAAGATGATAAT
- a CDS encoding metal-dependent hydrolase: MIKLKYNGHANISLTKDDMTILIDPFFTDNPVNKINPNEVECNYILVSHAHFDHIGDAIEISKRTGATIISTAEIANMVESKGCNSHGMNIGGKFNFEFGSVKVTQAIHSAGIEGGMACGFIIDFYGKTIYFAGDTALFGDMELIGRMNNIDYALLPIGDNFTMGPDEAIEAVKMLKPNVVIPIHYNTWPPISXSPHKFKEDVESNTDA, translated from the coding sequence ATGATTAAATTAAAATATAATGGTCATGCAAATATTTCATTAACAAAAGATGATATGACTATATTAATTGACCCATTTTTTACAGATAATCCAGTAAATAAAATCAATCCAAATGAAGTAGAATGTAATTACATACTAGTATCACATGCACACTTTGACCATATAGGAGATGCTATAGAAATATCTAAAAGAACAGGTGCAACAATAATAAGTACAGCAGAAATAGCAAATATGGTAGAAAGTAAAGGTTGTAATTCTCATGGTATGAACATAGGTGGAAAGTTTAACTTTGAATTTGGATCTGTAAAGGTTACACAAGCAATACATAGTGCTGGTATAGAAGGTGGAATGGCTTGTGGATTTATAATAGATTTTTATGGAAAAACTATATACTTTGCAGGAGATACAGCATTATTTGGTGATATGGAGTTAATAGGTAGAATGAATAATATAGATTATGCATTACTTCCAATAGGTGATAACTTTACTATGGGACCAGATGAAGCAATTGAAGCTGTTAAAATGTTAAAGCCAAATGTAGTTATACCAATACATTATAATACATGGCCACCAATATCTCANTCTCCACATAAATTTAAAGAAGATGTTGAAAGCAATACTGATGC
- a CDS encoding family 10 glycosylhydrolase, which produces MFNLKQIFHSSDPSGSDSKNLESYYDIYMDTLTWIDEHIIDYVAPQIYWTIENKTSNYEVMVSWWNDVVEGSYVRLYIGQNIGNPDISNEIDKEIEINREYENVSGNILFSASNIMDNTNNVVDKLKEVYNCKAILPTKLNNKE; this is translated from the coding sequence ATATTTAACCTAAAACAAATCTTCCACAGCAGTGATCCAAGTGGTTCAGATTCAAAAAACTTAGAAAGTTATTATGATATTTATATGGATACTTTAACATGGATAGATGAACATATTATAGATTATGTAGCTCCACAAATTTACTGGACTATAGAGAATAAAACTAGTAATTATGAAGTTATGGTAAGTTGGTGGAATGATGTAGTTGAAGGTAGCTATGTAAGACTTTATATAGGTCAAAATATAGGAAATCCAGATATATCAAATGAAATCGACAAAGAGATAGAAATAAATAGAGAGTATGAAAATGTAAGCGGAAATATACTGTTTAGTGCTAGTAATATAATGGATAATACAAATAATGTAGTTGATAAGTTAAAAGAAGTATATAATTGCAAGGCTATTTTACCAACTAAATTAAATAATAAAGAGTAA
- a CDS encoding glycoside hydrolase family 10 protein, translated as VYNMDWPTTKNNIQAQKSEYIDLLDSLKSLGMNTVIVQIRPKSDALYKSSINPWSEYLTGTQGKDPGYDPLPFLIDEAHKRGMEFHAWLNPYRITT; from the coding sequence GTATATAATATGGATTGGCCTACAACTAAAAATAATATACAAGCACAAAAATCAGAATATATAGATTTGTTAGATAGTCTAAAAAGTTTAGGTATGAATACTGTAATAGTTCAAATTAGACCTAAATCAGATGCACTATATAAATCAAGTATAAATCCATGGTCAGAGTATTTAACAGGAACACAAGGAAAAGATCCAGGGTACGATCCACTTCCTTTCCTAATTGATGAAGCTCATAAAAGAGGAATGGAATTTCATGCATGGTTAAACCCATATAGAATTACAACTA
- a CDS encoding YkgJ family cysteine cluster protein produces the protein MRSINILDEISDGKLYDIEDIVKADTCGCDGCNDCCCDVGDLVVLTPFDIYEMVNYLGVEFDELLGTNIELRQNNKILLPYLKMQGENKKCSFLNKENRCTIHSKRPNICRLFPLGRVYQDDDFKYFLQVGNCPKNDLKDVSVKDWVGIENYDZNKKFILEWYRFIKALTFRLKFVRDEQEIEAINKTLLDSCYRIKIKEDENFYSEFSKRLPEIKNKLGII, from the coding sequence ATGAGAAGTATAAACATACTAGATGAAATTTCAGATGGAAAACTATATGACATTGAAGATATAGTAAAAGCAGATACTTGTGGATGTGATGGATGTAATGATTGCTGTTGTGATGTTGGAGATTTAGTAGTACTTACACCTTTTGATATATATGAAATGGTAAATTACTTAGGTGTTGAATTTGATGAATTACTAGGAACTAATATTGAATTAAGACAAAATAACAAAATCTTACTACCATATTTAAAAATGCAGGGTGAAAATAAAAAGTGTAGCTTTTTAAATAAAGAAAATAGATGTACAATTCATTCTAAAAGACCAAATATTTGCCGTTTATTCCCTCTAGGAAGAGTATACCAAGATGATGATTTTAAATACTTCTTACAAGTAGGAAACTGCCCTAAAAATGATTTAAAAGATGTAAGTGTAAAAGATTGGGTAGGAATTGAAAACTATGATSAAAATAAAAAGTTTATATTAGAATGGTATAGATTTATTAAGGCATTAACTTTCCGTTTAAAGTTTGTCAGAGATGAACAAGAAATAGAGGCAATTAATAAAACTTTACTAGATAGTTGTTATCGTATTAAGATAAAAGAAGATGAGAATTTTTATAGTGAATTTTCAAAAAGATTACCAGAAATAAAAAATAAACTGGGAATTATTTAG